From a single Adhaeribacter swui genomic region:
- a CDS encoding carboxylate-amine ligase, with protein MNKFTLGVEEEFMVIDPVSRELISHEQKIVEAAQRVHEDQVKAEMHQAVVEVGTSICQNTAEARTEVTKLRRTVATLAGELGFRIGAAGTHPFSHWQHQLITDHPRYAEIVDELQEAARSNLIFGLHVHVGFQSREMAIHIANQVRYFLPHIYALSTNSPFWEGRNTGYKSFRTKVFDKFPRTGIPDYFLSIEEYDNYIKLLVKTNCIDNAKKIWWDVRVHPFFETIEFRICDCPMLVDETMAFTALFQALCAKLYKLRQQNMKFITYNRALINENKWRAARYGIDGKLIDFGKETEVNTRSLIMELLDFVDDVVDELGSRDDINYITKILEHGTGADRQLQVYQKNQNFVDVVDYITSQTLKGVDI; from the coding sequence ATGAATAAATTCACCTTAGGCGTAGAAGAAGAGTTTATGGTAATTGATCCCGTTTCGCGGGAGTTAATATCGCACGAACAAAAAATTGTAGAAGCCGCACAGCGGGTGCACGAAGACCAGGTAAAAGCCGAAATGCACCAGGCCGTGGTAGAAGTAGGCACCAGCATCTGCCAGAACACCGCCGAAGCCCGCACCGAGGTTACCAAATTACGAAGAACGGTAGCTACTTTGGCCGGCGAATTAGGCTTTCGGATTGGCGCAGCCGGTACCCACCCTTTTTCGCATTGGCAGCACCAACTCATAACCGACCACCCGCGCTACGCCGAAATTGTGGATGAATTGCAGGAAGCCGCCCGATCAAATTTAATTTTTGGTTTACACGTGCACGTCGGTTTTCAATCGCGCGAAATGGCCATTCATATTGCTAACCAGGTTCGGTACTTTTTACCGCACATCTACGCGCTTTCTACTAACTCGCCGTTTTGGGAAGGCCGCAATACGGGTTATAAATCGTTTCGTACCAAAGTATTTGATAAGTTTCCGCGCACGGGCATTCCGGATTATTTTCTAAGCATAGAAGAATACGATAACTACATTAAGCTGCTGGTTAAAACCAATTGTATCGATAACGCCAAGAAGATCTGGTGGGACGTACGGGTGCACCCCTTTTTTGAAACAATCGAATTCCGGATTTGCGATTGCCCCATGCTGGTAGACGAAACCATGGCTTTTACAGCGCTTTTTCAGGCGCTTTGTGCCAAGCTGTATAAATTGCGCCAGCAAAACATGAAGTTTATTACCTACAACCGGGCTTTAATTAATGAAAATAAATGGCGGGCCGCCCGCTACGGCATTGATGGCAAACTGATTGATTTTGGCAAAGAAACCGAAGTAAATACCCGTTCCTTAATTATGGAATTACTCGATTTTGTAGACGATGTAGTAGACGAACTGGGTAGCCGCGACGATATTAATTACATTACCAAAATACTGGAACATGGTACCGGTGCCGACCGCCAACTACAAGTTTATCAGAAGAACCAGAACTTTGTTGATGTGGTAGATTACATCACTTCGCAAACCTTAAAAGGCGTTGATATTTAA
- a CDS encoding ATP-grasp domain-containing protein, whose translation MKKIGILFGQENTFPQAFVDRINKKGVRNITADFVLIDKVIQGEASGYDVIVDRISQDVPFYRAMLKNAAMSGTAVINNPFWWSADEKFFNNALAVKIGVPVPKTVLLPSRDMPDNTNGNSFRNLEYPLDWDGIFKYVGFPAYMKPFDGGGWRDVYKLHSPEDFFDKFNQTRQLVMMLQEEIIFEDYFRCYCVGGQHVRIMQYEPRNPHHLRYEHGKAPAAKKILKQVKEYVIKLNQYLGYDLNTVEFAIRDGIPYAIDFCNPAPDADLNSVGEENFEWIVETIASYAINRAKAHKPGLDNLTWGQFVKSGASKTDLIPNAVAPQVPAQSSLKPQVSS comes from the coding sequence ATGAAAAAAATCGGAATTCTTTTTGGTCAGGAAAACACCTTTCCGCAAGCTTTCGTGGACCGGATTAATAAAAAAGGGGTGAGAAATATAACGGCCGACTTTGTGTTGATAGATAAAGTAATTCAGGGAGAAGCCTCGGGCTACGACGTAATCGTGGACCGGATTTCGCAGGATGTGCCTTTTTACCGCGCCATGCTAAAAAATGCGGCCATGTCGGGCACGGCAGTAATTAATAACCCCTTTTGGTGGAGCGCCGACGAAAAATTTTTTAATAATGCCTTAGCCGTAAAAATTGGCGTACCGGTACCCAAAACCGTATTGTTGCCTTCGCGCGATATGCCCGATAATACCAACGGCAATTCGTTCCGGAACCTGGAATATCCTTTAGATTGGGACGGCATTTTTAAATACGTGGGCTTTCCGGCTTACATGAAACCGTTTGACGGGGGCGGCTGGCGCGATGTGTACAAACTGCACAGTCCCGAAGATTTTTTTGATAAGTTTAATCAAACGCGGCAACTCGTAATGATGCTGCAGGAAGAAATAATTTTTGAAGATTATTTCCGGTGTTACTGCGTGGGCGGCCAACACGTGCGCATTATGCAGTACGAACCCCGCAATCCGCACCATTTACGTTACGAACACGGCAAAGCGCCGGCGGCCAAAAAAATCTTAAAACAAGTAAAAGAATACGTTATTAAGCTTAACCAGTATTTGGGTTACGATTTGAACACCGTAGAATTTGCCATCCGCGACGGCATTCCGTATGCCATTGACTTTTGCAACCCTGCTCCCGATGCCGATTTAAACAGTGTAGGCGAAGAGAATTTTGAGTGGATTGTAGAAACCATAGCTTCTTACGCCATTAACCGGGCCAAAGCGCACAAACCGGGCCTCGATAACTTAACCTGGGGACAATTTGTAAAATCCGGCGCCTCCAAAACCGATTTAATACCAAATGCGGTTGCGCCGCAGGTTCCGGCCCAAAGCAGCCTAAAACCCCAAGTTAGTTCCTAA